A DNA window from Marispirochaeta aestuarii contains the following coding sequences:
- a CDS encoding ABC transporter permease subunit produces the protein MKKLVSEKSLQKLMAPAALVILYLFFGFFGRNFFSYATLVNIFDASYYIGFIAIGVTFVIITGGIDLSVGTVMMCASIIGGTAYVTWGWPMWASLLLILLIGTLFGVFNGIMVSRLKLPPFIATLGTMMISMGIGSIVSNVRSATFPTRAGEDGWFKNIFKIITEDYQSIPTGAGVLLLVALIAYIILTKTRMGRYIFAIGSNKEAARLSGINVKKWEMMAYVTSGVCAGIGGIAFPAVYTTVMPAQGQGFELYAIAAAVIGGTSLSGGIGSIFGTLIGVYIISVLRSGLPSMDLQAHYQTFFTGVVVIGAVLLDIYRNKKASEIRILSAADRYRADMNEKIKALKQRLSAVAGDEAEGIKKEISRLKHERNHEFRKMKREQKHTQTQIKREERLAEEELKRRLEEEAGE, from the coding sequence AACTTCTTCTCCTATGCCACATTGGTAAATATCTTCGATGCCTCCTATTATATCGGGTTCATAGCCATAGGAGTAACCTTCGTAATAATAACAGGCGGCATAGACCTCTCCGTGGGAACCGTGATGATGTGCGCATCCATCATCGGCGGTACCGCCTACGTCACATGGGGCTGGCCCATGTGGGCTTCCCTTCTGCTGATCCTGCTGATCGGAACCCTCTTCGGCGTTTTCAACGGTATTATGGTCTCCCGGCTGAAGCTTCCCCCCTTTATTGCAACCCTCGGGACAATGATGATCTCCATGGGTATCGGTTCCATCGTATCCAACGTCAGAAGCGCGACCTTTCCTACCCGTGCCGGCGAAGACGGCTGGTTCAAGAACATATTCAAGATAATTACCGAGGACTATCAGTCGATTCCCACCGGAGCCGGGGTCCTTCTGCTCGTCGCATTGATTGCCTACATCATCCTGACAAAAACCAGAATGGGCCGCTACATCTTCGCCATCGGCAGCAACAAGGAAGCCGCCCGGCTTTCCGGGATAAACGTAAAGAAATGGGAGATGATGGCCTATGTTACCAGCGGGGTCTGTGCAGGCATAGGAGGGATCGCCTTCCCTGCGGTCTATACCACCGTCATGCCCGCCCAGGGCCAGGGATTCGAGCTCTACGCCATCGCCGCTGCGGTAATCGGCGGCACCTCCCTCTCCGGCGGGATCGGGTCGATCTTCGGAACCCTTATCGGTGTGTACATCATAAGCGTGCTCCGTTCCGGACTTCCGTCAATGGACCTGCAGGCCCATTACCAGACCTTCTTTACCGGGGTCGTTGTAATCGGCGCCGTTCTGCTGGATATCTACCGCAATAAAAAGGCCTCGGAAATCCGCATCCTCTCCGCAGCGGACAGGTATCGGGCAGACATGAACGAAAAAATAAAAGCCCTGAAGCAGCGTCTTTCCGCAGTCGCCGGGGACGAAGCGGAGGGAATCAAAAAAGAGATTTCCCGGCTGAAACATGAACGGAACCATGAATTCAGAAAAATGAAACGTGAACAGAAACATACCCAGACGCAGATAAAACGGGAAGAGCGTCTGGCTGAGGAAGAACTGAAGCGCCGGCTGGAAGAAGAGGCCGGAGAATAA
- a CDS encoding substrate-binding domain-containing protein, with product MNLSKRACIAILALIMLTVFSLGSFAAGQKDSGTPYIAVVSKGEQHDFWQQVKLGATAAAAELGVSMTFEGPASESDVQDQVEMLNVALAKAPAAIALAALDTNSVIDQLIEARNRKIPVIGFDSGVPEAPEGSIYANASTDNYNAAGVAAEKMFEVIGDKIKGASAANPVKIVVMNQDASGESLLSRGRGFRDRMVELVVSKAGMAKSDIKVMGNPAYIASDSPTSGNKVMIEMVVPASASASDSMAASTAVLNKVKEQNILGIFCSNEATVKGLLAATNDGSALPQQYPNLAVVGYDAGAGQKNAVRNGYFLGSITQDPYQIGYKAVELAVKAYKGEPVSDVDTGAKFYNADNMDDADIKGLLYD from the coding sequence ATGAATCTATCCAAGAGAGCATGTATCGCAATCCTTGCACTGATCATGCTGACAGTCTTTTCCCTGGGCTCATTTGCCGCAGGACAGAAAGACAGCGGAACCCCCTACATCGCCGTTGTATCCAAGGGTGAACAGCACGACTTCTGGCAGCAGGTAAAGCTTGGAGCCACCGCCGCTGCTGCAGAATTGGGAGTAAGCATGACCTTTGAAGGTCCCGCTTCGGAAAGCGACGTGCAGGACCAGGTGGAGATGCTCAATGTCGCCCTGGCCAAGGCCCCCGCGGCCATAGCCCTGGCGGCCCTCGATACCAACTCGGTAATCGACCAGCTCATCGAGGCCAGAAACCGGAAGATTCCGGTAATCGGTTTCGACTCCGGCGTTCCCGAAGCCCCGGAAGGATCGATCTACGCCAACGCCTCAACCGACAACTACAATGCCGCCGGTGTGGCTGCGGAAAAGATGTTCGAGGTGATCGGTGACAAAATCAAAGGGGCAAGCGCCGCCAATCCCGTTAAAATTGTAGTCATGAACCAGGATGCCTCCGGCGAATCCCTGCTGAGCCGCGGACGCGGATTCCGGGACCGGATGGTGGAACTCGTTGTGTCCAAGGCCGGAATGGCAAAAAGCGATATCAAGGTTATGGGAAACCCCGCCTACATCGCCTCTGACAGCCCCACCTCGGGCAACAAGGTCATGATCGAGATGGTCGTGCCCGCATCCGCCTCGGCCAGCGACTCAATGGCCGCCTCCACCGCTGTTCTGAACAAGGTGAAGGAGCAGAACATTCTCGGAATCTTCTGTTCCAACGAAGCGACCGTTAAGGGCCTTCTGGCAGCCACCAACGACGGTTCCGCCCTTCCCCAGCAGTATCCGAACCTGGCGGTTGTGGGATACGACGCCGGCGCTGGACAGAAAAACGCCGTACGGAACGGCTACTTCCTCGGTTCCATAACCCAGGATCCCTACCAGATCGGGTATAAGGCAGTGGAACTGGCCGTCAAAGCATACAAGGGCGAGCCCGTATCCGATGTTGATACCGGCGCAAAATTCTACAATGCCGACAACATGGATGATGCCGACATCAAGGGTCTCCTGTACGATTGA
- a CDS encoding L-rhamnose mutarotase: MQRHGQIIKLKPGVLESYAKYHSEVWPGVLATIRECNIRNYSIFHKDGFLFAYFEYVGNDFDKDMQKMADDPLTREWWKIMGPMQEPLKTRKEGEWWAEMDEVFHLE; the protein is encoded by the coding sequence ATGCAGCGTCATGGTCAGATTATTAAACTGAAGCCCGGCGTTCTGGAAAGTTATGCCAAGTATCACAGTGAAGTCTGGCCCGGAGTTCTCGCGACAATCCGGGAGTGCAATATACGCAACTACTCCATCTTTCACAAGGATGGTTTCCTGTTCGCCTATTTTGAATACGTGGGAAACGACTTTGATAAGGACATGCAGAAGATGGCGGATGATCCGCTGACCCGGGAGTGGTGGAAGATCATGGGGCCCATGCAGGAGCCCCTGAAGACCAGGAAAGAAGGAGAATGGTGGGCCGAGATGGACGAGGTCTTCCACCTCGAATAG
- a CDS encoding rhamnulokinase, giving the protein MRPKGDILAFDFGASSGRCIAGRLEGDSLEVETLHRFENRPVRLNGRFHWDILALYREILEALIIHRRDFGGGILSLAVDTWGVDYGLIGKDGRLLSNPRHYRDVRTEGIPEKLFALVPENELYAAGGIQMMSINTVFQLFAEREENRELFESARALAMTPDLLNYFLTGKLRSELSIASTSALVDPRKRDWNRPLIRKLGYPEGLFTPIIKPGEELGPVSADVEAFTGLSGTRVFATCSHDTQSAIAAVPAEKEDFIYLSSGTWSLMGVETDEPVLSTRAAELRITNEIGAGGKISLLSNIMGLWLIQECKRIWDREGRVFDYSRLVEMAESELSFGTLINPMDQRFTAPENMPEEIRAAAAETRQEVPRKEGQIACCIFKSLALVYRRTMEGIEGLTGKKYPVIHIVGGGVRNRLLCRMAAQATGRPVVAGPAEATALGNIILQAAGQGLISDLAAGRRLVASAVKPERYEPGTRTGWDDDFRRFCRLYPE; this is encoded by the coding sequence ATGAGACCGAAAGGCGACATTCTCGCCTTCGACTTCGGAGCCTCCTCCGGACGTTGCATTGCAGGACGTCTGGAGGGGGATTCCCTGGAGGTCGAAACCCTTCACCGTTTCGAGAACCGTCCGGTCAGGCTGAACGGACGGTTCCACTGGGACATCCTGGCCCTCTACCGGGAGATCCTGGAGGCTCTTATAATCCACCGGCGGGATTTCGGCGGGGGAATTCTCTCCCTTGCAGTGGATACCTGGGGAGTGGACTACGGGCTTATCGGGAAAGACGGCAGGCTCCTGTCGAACCCCCGTCACTACAGGGACGTCCGAACCGAGGGGATACCGGAAAAGCTCTTTGCCCTCGTTCCGGAAAACGAGCTCTACGCCGCCGGGGGGATCCAGATGATGAGCATCAATACGGTTTTTCAGCTCTTTGCGGAGCGGGAGGAGAACCGGGAACTCTTCGAATCCGCCCGGGCGCTTGCCATGACTCCGGATCTGCTGAATTATTTTCTGACGGGTAAACTGCGGAGCGAACTCTCCATCGCTTCCACCAGCGCCCTGGTGGATCCCCGGAAACGTGACTGGAACCGGCCCTTGATCAGGAAACTCGGGTACCCGGAGGGACTTTTTACTCCCATAATTAAGCCCGGGGAAGAGCTGGGGCCCGTCAGCGCCGACGTGGAGGCCTTTACCGGTCTGTCGGGTACCAGGGTATTCGCGACGTGCTCCCACGACACCCAGTCGGCGATAGCCGCTGTTCCCGCGGAAAAAGAGGATTTTATCTACCTCTCCTCGGGTACCTGGAGTCTTATGGGGGTCGAGACCGATGAACCGGTCCTCAGTACCCGGGCGGCGGAACTCAGGATTACCAATGAGATCGGTGCCGGAGGGAAAATCAGCCTCCTGAGCAATATTATGGGGCTCTGGCTCATCCAGGAATGCAAGCGTATCTGGGACCGGGAGGGGAGGGTCTTCGATTACAGCCGGCTGGTCGAGATGGCGGAGTCGGAATTGTCCTTCGGGACGCTGATAAATCCCATGGATCAGCGCTTTACCGCGCCTGAAAACATGCCGGAGGAAATACGCGCTGCCGCGGCGGAGACCCGGCAGGAGGTTCCCCGGAAGGAGGGCCAGATAGCCTGCTGCATCTTCAAAAGTCTTGCCCTGGTGTATCGCAGGACCATGGAAGGAATCGAAGGACTCACGGGGAAGAAGTATCCGGTGATACACATTGTCGGCGGGGGAGTCAGGAATCGCCTTCTCTGCCGTATGGCTGCCCAGGCGACAGGACGTCCGGTTGTAGCAGGCCCTGCGGAGGCCACCGCCCTGGGGAATATCATCCTTCAGGCAGCGGGGCAGGGCCTGATTTCCGATCTGGCCGCAGGACGCCGTCTGGTGGCTTCGGCGGTCAAACCGGAACGCTACGAGCCCGGGACACGGACCGGGTGGGACGATGATTTCCGCCGCTTCTGCAGGCTCTACCCCGAATAG
- a CDS encoding L-fucose isomerase, with protein MAEKRLFNAFPKVGIRPTIDGRQRGVRESLEEQTMNMAKSAARLISENLRYPNGDPVECVIADRTIGGVAESAMCARKFADQGVGVSLTVTPCWCYGTETMDMDPFIPKAVWGFNGTERPGAVYLAAVLAGYSQKGLPAFGIYGREVQDADDTSVPSDVRAKILSFARAGLAVSMMRGTSYLSMGSVSMGIAGSIVNDSFFQDYLGMRNEYIDMSEFIRRIDEEIYDKEEFEKALAWTKKFCKTGQDPNPADQQRSPEQKEQDWEFVVKMCLIAKDLMNGNPRLAELGFGEEAMGHNALVAGFQGQRQWTDHFPNGDFMETILNTSFDWNGPRQPYIVATENDSLNGAAMLFGHLLTNTAQIFSDVRTYWSPEAIERVTGQKMSGAAAGGLIHLINSGSTCLDGTGEQLKDGKPAIKPFWEIDEDEVQACLAATEFCPADAGYFRGGGYSTDFLTRGGMPVTMFRINIVKGLGPVLQIAEGETVRLSDDVHRTLDDRTNPTWPTTWFAPRLTGQGAFRDVYQVMANWGANHGAISYGHIGADLITLASMLRIPVCMHNVDEERIFRPSSWNAFGMEKEGADYRACGNFGSLYGV; from the coding sequence ATGGCAGAAAAACGACTATTTAACGCATTTCCCAAAGTAGGAATCAGGCCCACCATAGACGGCAGGCAGCGGGGTGTCCGGGAATCCCTGGAAGAGCAGACCATGAACATGGCCAAATCAGCGGCCAGACTGATCAGTGAAAACCTGCGTTATCCCAACGGCGATCCCGTGGAATGCGTTATCGCCGACAGGACCATCGGCGGGGTGGCCGAATCGGCCATGTGCGCCCGGAAGTTCGCCGACCAGGGGGTAGGCGTCTCGCTGACGGTGACCCCCTGCTGGTGCTATGGCACGGAGACCATGGATATGGACCCCTTTATTCCCAAGGCTGTCTGGGGCTTCAACGGGACTGAGCGTCCGGGGGCGGTGTATCTTGCGGCGGTACTGGCAGGCTATTCCCAGAAGGGTCTGCCTGCTTTCGGTATCTACGGTCGGGAGGTTCAGGATGCTGACGATACCTCCGTTCCTTCGGATGTCCGGGCAAAGATCCTCAGCTTTGCCAGGGCAGGACTTGCTGTGTCGATGATGCGCGGCACAAGCTACCTCTCCATGGGATCGGTATCCATGGGTATCGCCGGTTCCATCGTGAATGACAGTTTCTTCCAGGACTACCTGGGAATGCGAAACGAATACATCGACATGTCAGAGTTTATCCGGCGGATCGACGAGGAGATTTACGACAAGGAAGAGTTCGAAAAGGCCCTGGCCTGGACCAAGAAGTTCTGCAAAACAGGGCAGGATCCAAATCCTGCGGACCAGCAGCGCAGCCCTGAGCAGAAGGAGCAGGACTGGGAGTTTGTCGTCAAGATGTGCCTGATTGCAAAGGACCTGATGAACGGAAATCCCAGGCTGGCGGAACTCGGTTTCGGCGAGGAAGCCATGGGTCATAACGCGCTGGTGGCCGGCTTCCAGGGACAGCGCCAGTGGACCGATCACTTTCCCAACGGTGACTTCATGGAGACGATACTGAACACCTCCTTCGACTGGAACGGTCCCCGTCAGCCCTATATTGTCGCCACCGAGAACGACAGCCTCAACGGTGCAGCCATGCTCTTTGGGCATCTGCTGACAAATACGGCACAGATCTTTTCCGACGTGCGTACCTACTGGAGTCCCGAGGCAATTGAGCGGGTTACCGGACAGAAGATGAGCGGCGCCGCCGCCGGCGGTCTTATCCACCTGATAAACTCCGGCTCAACCTGCCTTGACGGAACGGGGGAGCAGCTGAAGGACGGCAAGCCGGCGATCAAACCCTTCTGGGAGATAGATGAAGATGAGGTTCAGGCCTGTCTTGCGGCCACGGAGTTCTGTCCCGCCGATGCCGGGTATTTCCGGGGAGGCGGATATTCCACCGACTTCCTTACCCGGGGGGGGATGCCGGTAACCATGTTCAGAATCAACATCGTCAAGGGGCTGGGCCCGGTACTCCAGATTGCCGAAGGCGAGACCGTACGCTTGAGCGATGATGTCCACCGGACCCTGGACGACCGCACCAATCCGACCTGGCCCACCACCTGGTTTGCCCCCCGTCTTACCGGGCAGGGTGCCTTCCGGGATGTCTATCAGGTAATGGCCAACTGGGGCGCCAACCACGGAGCCATCAGCTACGGCCATATCGGGGCCGATCTGATTACCCTGGCATCCATGCTGCGGATTCCGGTCTGCATGCATAATGTGGACGAAGAGAGGATATTCCGGCCGAGCTCCTGGAACGCCTTCGGTATGGAAAAGGAAGGCGCCGACTATCGGGCCTGCGGCAACTTCGGATCCCTCTATGGAGTCTGA
- a CDS encoding LacI family DNA-binding transcriptional regulator yields MAVTIKDVARLAGVSTATVSRVLNHDRRIAPETFKSVSEVIAASGYRRNTIARSLKTSRSHAVGFLTPEIANDFFMYIAEGVEERLQAEGYSLIICNTAEKAEIEEKRIDLLSDQRVDGVIIIPAGNTGAHYAALSERDIPAVVVDRMVGGFDCDAVLVDNIGGSYSAALRFFEAGVRRIGFIGGRQDLTTAQERWEGFRRAHEDHHIKIDPELVCFGDFHVDSGYELAGRMMALSDPPRHLFIANYFMHVGATRYLLQSGTGTVRGIQTAGFDSMDLVPLLGFSAFTLSQPMREMGQTAAELLLRRIRRQYEGPPRIRRLPTGIITHQSISP; encoded by the coding sequence ATGGCAGTTACCATCAAGGATGTTGCCCGTCTTGCCGGGGTCTCCACCGCTACCGTTTCCCGCGTTCTCAACCATGACCGCCGGATTGCGCCGGAGACCTTCAAGTCCGTAAGCGAGGTAATCGCCGCATCCGGGTACCGCCGCAACACAATTGCCCGGTCCCTGAAAACCAGTCGCAGCCATGCTGTGGGATTTCTGACTCCGGAGATTGCCAACGATTTTTTCATGTACATAGCCGAAGGGGTGGAAGAGAGACTGCAGGCGGAGGGCTATAGCCTGATCATCTGCAATACCGCGGAAAAGGCGGAGATCGAGGAGAAGCGGATAGACCTCTTAAGCGATCAGCGGGTCGACGGGGTTATCATAATCCCCGCGGGCAACACCGGAGCACACTATGCCGCACTGAGCGAACGGGACATTCCCGCAGTAGTCGTTGACCGGATGGTCGGCGGCTTCGACTGCGATGCGGTGCTGGTGGATAACATCGGCGGCAGTTATTCTGCAGCTCTGCGCTTTTTCGAGGCCGGGGTGAGGCGTATTGGCTTTATCGGGGGACGCCAGGATCTGACCACCGCCCAGGAGCGCTGGGAGGGGTTCCGGAGGGCTCATGAGGACCATCATATTAAAATTGATCCGGAGCTGGTCTGTTTCGGCGATTTCCACGTTGATTCCGGTTACGAGCTGGCCGGAAGAATGATGGCCCTGTCCGATCCTCCCAGGCATCTCTTTATTGCCAACTACTTCATGCACGTCGGGGCAACCCGCTATCTTCTGCAGAGCGGTACAGGTACGGTGCGGGGAATCCAGACCGCCGGTTTTGACAGCATGGATCTTGTGCCCCTGCTGGGTTTTTCCGCCTTTACCCTGTCTCAGCCCATGCGGGAGATGGGGCAGACCGCCGCGGAGCTCCTTCTCAGACGTATTCGCCGGCAATACGAGGGTCCCCCCCGTATCCGGCGTCTTCCAACGGGCATTATTACCCATCAAAGCATCTCCCCGTAA
- a CDS encoding phosphoribosyltransferase, with protein MDTEEKLYFTYQHIHHTVAGLADQVRASGFKPDLIVAIGTGGFIPARILKTYMDLPILTVGLRLYGPDNKPAESPQKIQWIDEVEKKLTGRNILLVDEIDDSRVTLEYCLKELLSHDPQEIAVAVLHNKLKEKRGEYPAEVTKIFFGEELEDLWVVYPWDAEDIDAHDRAAK; from the coding sequence ATGGACACCGAAGAAAAACTCTACTTTACCTATCAGCACATACATCATACCGTAGCCGGCCTTGCGGACCAGGTCCGTGCTTCGGGATTCAAACCTGACCTGATTGTCGCCATCGGTACCGGGGGTTTTATACCCGCCCGTATCCTGAAGACCTATATGGACCTGCCCATCCTGACGGTAGGGTTGCGGCTCTACGGCCCGGACAACAAGCCGGCGGAGAGCCCCCAGAAGATCCAGTGGATCGACGAGGTTGAAAAAAAGCTCACCGGGCGCAATATCCTCCTCGTGGACGAGATCGACGATTCCCGGGTCACCCTGGAATACTGTCTTAAGGAACTGCTTTCCCACGATCCACAGGAGATAGCCGTGGCGGTACTTCACAACAAGCTCAAGGAAAAACGGGGAGAGTATCCGGCGGAGGTCACAAAGATCTTCTTCGGCGAGGAACTCGAGGACCTCTGGGTGGTGTACCCCTGGGACGCCGAAGATATAGACGCCCACGACCGGGCGGCCAAATAA
- a CDS encoding fumarylacetoacetate hydrolase family protein, with product MPIVLPIADSRETYTINPGKIIAVGLNYVDHVKESNIYDTKELDIPKEPVIFAKTPNVLIGPGEEIVIPAFLKEYNFPELRVDYEAELAVIIGKGGKNIPEESALDHVFGFCCFNDVSARNIQKTDTSGWFRGKSLDTFGPIGPVVVPREKIADIQNLTVQCRLNGRVVQKASTSQMIFPVARLIHYISRNMSLNAGDIIATGTPSGVGPIRQGDTVEIDIEGIGILKNPVVEE from the coding sequence ATGCCGATTGTATTGCCCATTGCAGACAGCAGGGAGACGTACACTATTAATCCGGGAAAAATCATTGCTGTTGGACTCAACTATGTGGACCACGTAAAAGAGAGCAACATCTACGACACAAAGGAGCTGGACATTCCCAAGGAACCGGTCATCTTCGCAAAAACCCCGAACGTACTCATCGGACCGGGAGAGGAGATTGTAATCCCCGCTTTCCTGAAGGAGTACAACTTCCCTGAACTCAGGGTCGATTATGAAGCCGAACTGGCGGTGATAATCGGGAAGGGGGGTAAAAACATTCCCGAAGAGTCCGCCCTGGACCACGTTTTCGGCTTCTGCTGCTTCAACGACGTCTCCGCCAGGAACATCCAGAAAACCGACACCTCCGGCTGGTTCCGGGGAAAATCCCTGGACACCTTCGGCCCCATTGGCCCGGTGGTCGTGCCGCGGGAAAAGATCGCGGACATACAGAACCTCACTGTACAGTGCCGCCTGAACGGCAGGGTCGTACAGAAGGCATCGACTTCGCAGATGATCTTTCCCGTGGCCCGCCTGATACACTACATCAGCCGTAACATGAGCCTCAATGCGGGAGACATTATCGCCACGGGTACCCCCTCCGGCGTGGGACCCATCAGGCAGGGAGATACGGTGGAGATCGACATAGAAGGTATCGGCATCCTGAAAAATCCGGTTGTGGAGGAATAG
- a CDS encoding sterol desaturase family protein, with amino-acid sequence MILRWLGYAVVFLASAIFFEFVAWFMHKYVMHGFGWFLHEDHHRPRHRLQKNDVYALVFAFISFLLIYNGLKQGIYLMAASGFGVALYGAGYVLFHDIMFHRRIKRLRYRPKNSYMKRIINAHRTHHSTATREGAVSFSFLYAPKKYAVDRDTRTGDYT; translated from the coding sequence GTGATACTGCGATGGCTCGGCTACGCCGTGGTTTTTCTTGCGTCCGCGATATTTTTCGAATTCGTGGCCTGGTTCATGCACAAATACGTTATGCATGGATTCGGCTGGTTTCTCCATGAGGATCACCACCGCCCACGGCACAGGCTGCAGAAGAATGACGTTTATGCTCTGGTTTTTGCCTTTATTTCGTTTCTGCTGATCTATAATGGTTTAAAGCAGGGGATCTACCTTATGGCGGCTTCGGGATTCGGTGTCGCTCTGTACGGTGCGGGATATGTATTGTTTCATGACATCATGTTCCATCGGCGAATCAAGCGGCTGCGGTACCGGCCGAAGAACTCCTATATGAAGCGGATAATCAATGCCCACCGGACCCACCATTCCACGGCAACCAGGGAGGGAGCGGTCTCCTTCAGCTTTTTGTACGCCCCGAAAAAGTACGCCGTCGACAGGGACACCAGGACAGGGGACTATACCTGA
- the ilvY gene encoding HTH-type transcriptional activator IlvY codes for MDIYEMRFFLAAADTLHFGRASQVCNISPSALSRGIQRIEEEIGEALFVRDRKGVRLTDAGRRFREYARGSIEGLEELKRSIHSAELTGEIRLYCSVTACYSVLPSILSRFREAYPGISIKLHTGAASDAVETVSSGDVDLAVIARPDTPMPGLLFQELTTTPLVFVAPRQEWQYTETLEKEFIPWSEIPMILPERGLMRKRVLRWFRERGESPKVYAEVAGNEAILALVSLNCGVGVVPRLVVEKSPVARKIRILKVRPPLKPYSVGMCVRKAAIQSPTLSAFWGLGGTGD; via the coding sequence ATGGATATATATGAGATGCGCTTTTTTCTGGCCGCCGCCGATACCCTCCACTTTGGCCGGGCCAGCCAGGTATGCAACATAAGCCCCTCGGCCTTGAGCAGGGGGATTCAGCGCATAGAAGAGGAGATCGGCGAGGCCCTCTTTGTCAGGGATCGCAAAGGAGTACGGCTGACGGATGCCGGCCGCCGCTTTCGCGAATATGCCAGGGGATCGATCGAAGGCCTGGAAGAGCTCAAGAGGAGCATTCATTCCGCGGAACTGACGGGGGAGATCCGTCTTTACTGTTCCGTTACCGCCTGTTACTCCGTTCTTCCCTCAATCCTGTCCCGCTTCAGGGAGGCCTATCCGGGAATAAGCATCAAGCTGCATACCGGGGCGGCCTCCGATGCTGTGGAGACCGTCAGTTCCGGGGATGTGGATCTGGCGGTTATAGCCAGACCGGATACCCCCATGCCGGGACTTTTGTTTCAGGAACTGACCACTACGCCCCTGGTTTTTGTCGCCCCCCGGCAGGAGTGGCAGTATACTGAAACCCTGGAGAAGGAGTTCATACCCTGGTCGGAGATTCCCATGATTCTTCCCGAACGGGGACTCATGCGGAAGCGGGTCCTCCGCTGGTTTCGGGAGAGGGGGGAATCCCCGAAGGTTTACGCCGAGGTGGCGGGAAACGAGGCCATCCTGGCCCTGGTATCTCTCAACTGCGGGGTCGGAGTGGTTCCCCGTCTGGTGGTGGAGAAGAGCCCCGTGGCGCGGAAGATCAGGATTCTGAAGGTACGACCGCCCCTGAAGCCCTATTCCGTCGGAATGTGCGTCAGAAAGGCTGCGATACAGTCTCCCACCCTGAGTGCCTTCTGGGGGCTCGGCGGGACGGGGGATTAA